A stretch of the Argentina anserina chromosome 6, drPotAnse1.1, whole genome shotgun sequence genome encodes the following:
- the LOC126797772 gene encoding pentatricopeptide repeat-containing protein At3g04760, chloroplastic, which yields MAVVSTELFPHSFHPTTQLKPSSHSHHPTALSCIASSASASSSISNGRNNSSRNLTRVSVSAEPKPTQLQNYDFKEIHLMKVLNRSCKAGQYNEAFYFLELMVNKGYKPDVILCTKLIKGFFNSRNIEKAIRVMQILEQYGEPDLFAYNALISAFCKANRIDSANKVLDRMKSRGFKPDVVTYNIMIGSLCSRGKLGLALKVMDRLVNDNCKPTVITYTILIEATILDGGIDGAMKLLDEMVSRGLKPDMYTYNAIVRGMCREGMLDRAFEFVRSYDAKGCAPNVVSYNILLRALLNRGKWEEGENLVSNMCARGCEPNVVTYSILISTLCRDGKVEDAVNVLKIMKEKGLTPDAYSYDPLISSFCKEGRLDLAIELLDCMISDGCLPDIVNYNTILAALCKNGNADQALQIFKNLGEVGCPPNVSSYNTMFSALWNSGDRVRALRMVSDMVSKGIEPDEITYNSLISCLCRDGMVNEAIGLLVDMEAGGFQPTVITYNIVLLGLSKARRIIDAIEVFTAMVEKGCRPNETTYILLIEGIGFAGWRAEAMELAKSVYNLRAICEDNFKRLNRTFPMLDVYKELTLSEIKN from the coding sequence ATGGCGGTAGTTTCCACTGAGTTATTCCCTCATAGTTTCCACCCTACCACGCAACTCAAACCCTCTTCTCATTCCCACCACCCCACTGCTTTGAGTTGCATAGcttcttctgcttctgcttcctcttcaatctcaaatgGCAGAAACAACAGCTCCAGAAACCTTACAAGGGTGTCTGTTTCTGCTGAACCAAAGCCAACACAGTTGCAGAACTATGATTTCAAAGAGATCCACTTGATGAAAGTCCTCAACAGGTCTTGCAAAGCAGGGCAGTACAATGAAGCATTCTACTTTCTTGAGCTCATGGTCAACAAGGGCTACAAGCCTGATGTGATTCTCTGCACCAAGCTCATCAAAGggttcttcaactcaagaaaCATCGAAAAGGCCATTCGGGTTATGCAAATCTTGGAACAGTATGGGGAGCCTGATTTGTTTGCATACAATGCTTTAATCAGTGCGTTCTGTAAGGCCAACCGGATTGACTCAGCAAACAAAGTTCTTGATAGAATGAAGAGTCGGGGGTTCAAGCCTGATGTTGttacatataatataatgattgGGAGTCTTTGTAGTAGAGGGAAGCTTGGGTTAGCCTTAAAGGTTATGGATCGTTTAGTGAATGATAACTGCAAGCCTACTGTGATTACATACACAATATTGATAGAAGCTACTATACTTGATGGTGGGATAGATGGAGCTATGAAGCTTTTGGATGAGATGGTGTCCAGAGGGCTGAAACCTGATATGTATACTTACAATGCCATTGTTAGAGGAATGTGCAGGGAAGGAATGCTGGATAGAGCTTTCGAGTTTGTTAGGTCCTATGATGCCAAGGGCTGTGCGCCGAATGTGGTCTCATACAACATTTTGTTGCGTGCTCTTTTGAACCGTGGGAAATGGGAGGAAGGAGAGAATCTGGTGAGCAATATGTGTGCAAGAGGTTGTGAGCCGAATGTTGTGACTTATAGCATCTTGATAAGCACGCTGTGCCGCGATGGGAAAGTTGAGGATGCAGTGAATGTGTTGAAGATTATGAAGGAAAAGGGGTTAACTCCAGATGCATATAGTTATGATCCATTGATATCTTCTTTCTGCAAAGAAGGGAGGTTAGATTTAGCAATAGAGCTTTTAGATTGTATGATATCGGATGGTTGCTTGCCAGATATTGTGAACTACAATACAATCTTGGCTGCTTTGTGCAAGAATGGGAATGCTGATCAGGCTTTGCAAATCTTCAAGAACTTGGGTGAAGTCGGTTGTCCTCCAAATGTGAGTTCCTACAACACAATGTTCAGTGCCTTGTGGAACAGTGGAGATAGAGTGAGGGCTTTGAGAATGGTATCAGACATGGTAAGCAAAGGAATTGAGCCTGATGAAATTACATACAATTCGCTTATATCGTGTTTGTGCAGAGATGGGATGGTGAATGAGGCCATTGGTTTGTTGGTAGACATGGAAGCTGGTGGTTTTCAGCCTACAGTTATCACTTACAACATTGTTCTTCTTGGGTTGAGCAAGGCTAGGAGGATTATTGATGCCATTGAAGTGTTCACAGCAATGGTTGAAAAGGGTTGCCGGCCTAACGAAACTACTTACATTTTGCTGATTGAAGGAATAGGATTTGCAGGATGGCGAGCTGAAGCTATGGAGCTTGCAAAGTCTGTTTATAATTTACGGGCCATTTGTGAAGATAATTTTAAACGCTTGAACAGAACCTTTCCCATGCTTGATGTTTACAAAGAGCTTACTCTGTCTGAGATTAAGAACTAG
- the LOC126799007 gene encoding pentatricopeptide repeat-containing protein At1g08610, with protein MAHTIAQQNCTVDLRCLHVCAKEVSPCSGISHLPVSRFLSKYSRESQCCLRWGGGAGSRSDVHCLQHRGFQRSVCIDKVHEVDLDEWIIDTDEMGIGRKSGAEMYEKRPHRASPLDLDGRFVGNGEDKNNDALRNFCSRGKLVNASRLIDIMARRNQIPDFPSCKNLIRGLVKIDRIDKAAKILKIMVMSGGVPDIITYNMLVGGFCRKGQLRSAIDLLEDMSLSGCPPDVITYNTIIRCMFAVGNFEQAIAFWKEELRKGCPPYIVTYTVLIELICRHCGIMRAVEVLDDMVVEGCYPDIVTYNSLVNFTCRQNKLEDTTLVIRNLLSLGLDPNVVTYNTILHSLCGHGNWDQADEIFTIMNETSVSPTVVTYNILINGLCKYGMLERAINFFTQMISQHCSPDIITYNTLLGALCREGMIDQAIHLLELLSGTSCTPGQITYNTVIDGLAKSGSMEKAMRLYGQMVEGGIIPDEITHRSLVGGFFRENLVEEAAAIMKEMHKQGHQVRTSTFKHVIHGLCRNNRVDIAIQVLEMMISNQCMPDEAIYSTILKGVTAAGMTNEANQLRQKLIEWKVVREDTM; from the coding sequence ATGGCGCATACCATTGCCCAACAGAATTGTACAGTTGATCTTCGATGTTTGCATGTGTGTGCAAAAGAGGTTAGCCCCTGTTCTGGCATTAGCCATTTACCAGTATCAAGGTTCTTAAGCAAGTATAGTCGTGAATCTCAGTGCTGTTTACGATGGGGAGGAGGTGCTGGTTCCAGAAGCGACGTGCATTGTTTACAGCATAGGGGTTTTCAGAGAAGTGTTTGTATTGATAAAGTCCATGAAGTGGACCTAGATGAGTGGATCATCGATACTGATGAGATGGGTATTGGGAGAAAATCTGGAGCAGAGATGTATGAGAAGAGACCTCATAGGGCTTCACCATTGGATCTAGATGGGCGCTTTGTTGGAAATGGTGAGGACAAAAATAATGATGCTCTTCGAAATTTCTGCAGCCGTGGTAAGTTAGTTAATGCATCCAGACTGATTGATATCATGGCACGTCGAAACCAAATCCCGGACTTCCCTTCCTGCAAGAACCTGATCCGAGGACTTGTGAAAATAGATCGAATAGATAAAGCTGCAAAGATTCTAAAGATCATGGTCATGTCTGGTGGGGTACCAGATATTATTACATACAACATGTTGGTGGGTGGTTTCTGTAGAAAAGGACAGTTAAGATCTGCAATTGATCTTCTGGAAGACATGAGCTTGAGTGGCTGCCCTCCAGATGTGATCACTTACAATACAATAATCCGCTGCATGTTTGCCGTTGGAAATTTTGAGCAGGCTATTGCATTTTGGAAGGAGGAACTGAGAAAGGGGTGCCCTCCTTATATAGTTACGTACACTGTTCTCATTGAGCTAATCTGCAGACACTGTGGAATCATGCGGGCTGTGGAAGTTTTGGATGATATGGTAGTAGAGGGATGTTATCCTGATATTGTTACCTACAACTCTCTGGTTAATTTTACGTGTAGACAGAATAAACTTGAAGATACTACTCTGGTTATCCGTAATCTTCTCTCTCTTGGGTTGGATCCCAATGTTGTTACTTACAACACTATTCTCCATTCTCTTTGTGGCCATGGGAATTGGGATCAAGCAGATGAAATCTTCACAATCATGAATGAGACTTCTGTATCCCCTACAGTTGTTACTTACAATATTTTGATTAACGGTTTGTGTAAATATGGAATGTTAGAGCGGGCTATCAACTTTTTTACTCAAATGATCTCGCAACATTGTTCCCCAGATATCATAACCTATAACACACTGCTGGGAGCTCTTTGTAGGGAGGGAATGATTGATCAGGCTATCCATTTACTTGAGCTTTTAAGTGGTACCAGTTGTACACCAGGTCAGATCACTTACAACACTGTGATTGATGGATTGGCGAAATCGGGGTCTATGGAGAAAGCCATGAGATTATATGGTCAAATGGTAGAAGGTGGTATCATTCCTGATGAAATTACCCATCGTTCTTTGGTTGGTGGGTTTTTCCGGGAAAATCTAGTTGAGGAAGCTGCTGCTATAATGAAGGAGATGCATAAACAAGGCCATCAGGTCCGAACTAGCACTTTCAAGCACGTGATCCATGGTTTATGTAGAAACAATAGAGTGGATATTGCAATACAGGTTCTAGAAATGATGATATCAAATCAGTGCATGCCAGATGAGGCAATTTATTCAACTATACTTAAGGGTGTGACTGCTGCTGGTATGACAAATGAGGCTAATCAGTTGCGTCAGAAGCTGATTGAATGGAAAGTTGTACGAGAAGATACCATGTAA